In Vigna angularis cultivar LongXiaoDou No.4 chromosome 8, ASM1680809v1, whole genome shotgun sequence, one DNA window encodes the following:
- the LOC108344737 gene encoding uncharacterized protein LOC108344737 isoform X2: protein MANVVGLRLSLPLPLPVLGSVCVCYSSAFATTLSRPPTKKLNWKVKGPRRMVLGLGVSFFSHFMTMAGAMGSKSFMASAKITGGSSVDELLKNYEWPEQFPFKDEDFQRFDETPDSLFYEAPRFVTHIDDPAIAALTKYYSKVFPPSNTPGVSILDMCSSWVSHFPPGYKQERVVGLGMNEEELNRNPVLTEYAVKDLNVNPKLPFEDNSFDIITNVVSVDYLTKPLDVFKEMSRVLKPGGLAIMSFSNRCFWTKAISIWTSTGDADHVMIVGSYFHYAGGFEPPQAVDISPNPGRSDPMYIVYSRKLSTA, encoded by the exons ATGGCAAATGTTGTTGGACTAAGGTTGTCATTGCCATTGCCATTGCCGGTGTTGGGTTCTGTCTGTGTTTGTTACTCTTCAGCCTTTGCCACTACTCTTTCAAGACCACCTACAAAGAAGCTGAATTGGAAAGTTAAGGGTCCTCGTCGCATGGTTTTGGGCCTTGGAGTTTCCTTCTTCTCTCACTTTATGACCATGGCTGGTGCCATGGGAAGCAAGTCCTTCATGGCCTCCGCCAAGATAACCGGTGGTTCCTCTGTGGATGAG TTACTGAAGAACTACGAATGGCCCGAGCAGTTTCCCTTTAAGGATGAGGATTTCCAGCGCTTTGATGA GACTCCAGATTCCTTATTCTATGAAGCACCTCGATTTGTGACACACATTGATGACCCTGCAATTGCTGCTTTGACTAAATATTACTCCAAAGTTTTCCCACCTAGCAACACTCCTGGAGTAAGCATCTTGGATATGTGTAGCAGTTGG GTCAGCCATTTTCCACCAGGATACAAGCAAGAACGAGTGGTGGGATTAGGCATGAATGAAGAAGAGCTAAATAGGAACCCG GTTCTCACAGAGTATGCCGTGAAAGACTTAAATGTGAACCCCAAACTTCCATTTGAGGATAACTCTTTCGACATCATCACTAATGTG GTCAGTGTTGATTACCTTACAAAGCCACTTGATGTTTTCAAGGAGATGTCCAGGGTTCTCAAGCCAGGTGGACTAGCCATAATGAG CTTTTCAAACCGATGCTTCTGGACAAAGGCCATTTCTATATGGACATCAACTGGGGATGCTGATCATGTTATGATTGTTGGATCATATTTCCATTATGCTGGAGGATTTGAACCTCCTCAG GCTGTGGATATATCTCCTAATCCTGGACGCTCAGATCCTATGTACATTGTGTACTCCAGGAAGCTCTCTACGGCTTGA
- the LOC108345161 gene encoding transcription factor MYBS3 codes for MGRKCSHCGNIGHNSRTCSSFRATFVGVRLFGVQLHISNSSSLTMKKSFSMDSLPLLSSPSSSFSSSRISIDDHPEKASVGYLSDSDGLIVRPQDRKKGVPWTEEEHRTFLVGLEKLGKGDWRGISRNYVTTRTPTQVASHAQKYFIRLATLNKKKRRSSLFDLVGGSSNCKSDDLVSPTKSKGEIENDVTLSLLQAQETKTGEQKDSDDCCQDEAGADHEAVMWLHPQMKSSSNNSSAAIPDLELTLSVSKDKAKTMEQTKSTPGSFFLGPISVT; via the exons ATGGGCAGAAAATGCTCACATTGTGGAAACATAGGTCATAATTCCAGAACCTGCTCTTCTTTCAGAGCAACTTTCGTAGGAGTTCGTCTCTTTGGGGTCCAACTACACATATCAAACTCTTCTTCTCTTACCATGAAGAAAAGCTTCAGCATGGATTCCTTGCCCTTATTATCCTCTCCATCTTCCTCCTTTTCTTCATCAAGAATATCTATTGACGACCATCCTGAAAAAGCTTCTGTTGGCTATCTATCAGATTCCGATGGCCTCATTGTTCGACCACAAGACAGGAAGAAAG GAGTGCCATGGACGGAAGAAGAGCACAGAACATTCCTTGTTGGACTGGAGAAGCTGGGAAAAGGTGATTGGAGAGGTATCTCTAGAAACTATGTGACTACAAGAACCCCAACACAAGTTGCAAGCCATGCTCAAAAGTACTTTATTCGGCTTGCAACCTTGAACAAGAAAAAGAGACGTTCAAGTCTTTTTGacttg GTTGGTGGCAGCTCTAACTGTAAGTCAGATGATTTGGTTTCTCCTACTAAATCCAAAGGTGAAATTGAGAACGATGTCACCTTGTCACTTCTTCAAGCACAAGAAACCAAGACAGGTGAGCAGAAAGATAGTGATGATTGTTGTCAAGATGAAGCAGGTGCAGATCATGAAGCTGTTATGTGGCTTCATCCTCAGATGAAATCTTCATCAAATAATAGTAGTGCAGCAATTCCTGATCTGGAACTCACTCTTTCAGTCTCCAAGGACAAGGCTAAGACCATGGAACAAACTAAATCAACCCCTGGTTCCTTCTTTCTTGGACCAATTAGCGTGACTTAA
- the LOC108345158 gene encoding tetraspanin-2, which produces MGVSNNITAVVNFIALLASIPIIGAGVWLASKPDNECIHNFRWHVLVLGLLVLLVSLAGFVGAYWNKQGLLAFYLCCMAILIALLLFILLFSFIVTRPDGTYYVPGRGFKESMLDGFSPWLRNHLTASRSWNKITTCLADSDVCIRLTQDYISADQFFNSHISPLQSGCCKPPSACGYNYVNPILWINPVNPMVDSDCYLWTNEQSQLCYNCNACKAGLLGNLREEWRKANIILMVAVVVLIWVYLIACSAFKNAQTEDLFRRYKRGWV; this is translated from the exons ATGGGAGTAAGCAACAACATCACTGCGGTGGTGAACTTCATAGCCCTGTTGGCCTCAATACCCATAATAGGTGCAGGAGTATGGCTGGCCTCCAAACCAGACAACGAGTGCATCCACAACTTCCGCTGGCACGTCCTCGTCCTTGGCCTCCTCGTACTCCTCGTCTCTCTAGCTGGCTTTGTCGGAGCTTACTGGAACAAGCAGGGCCTCTTGGCCTTTTACCTTTGTTGCATGGCCATCCTCATCGCTCTTCTCCTTTTCATCCTCCTCTTTTCTTTCATCGTTACTAGACCCGATGGAACCTACTATGTCCCCGGAAGAGGCTTCAAGGAGTCCATGCTTGATGGTTTCTCCCCCTGGCTAAGGAACCATCTCACTGCCTCTCGTAGTTGGAACAAGATTACGACTTGTTTGGCTGATTCCGATGTCTGCATTAGGCTCACGCAGGACTACATATCTGCTGATCAGTTCTTCAACTCTCATATCTCTCCTTTACAG TCAGGATGCTGTAAACCTCCAAGTGCTTGCGGATACAATTATGTGAACCCCATACTGTGGATAAATCCTGTGAATCCAATGGTGGACTCGGATTGCTACTTGTGGACTAATGAGCAGAGTCAACTCTGCTACAACTGCAATGCATGCAAGGCAGGTCTTCTGGGGAATCTCAGAGAAGAGTGGAGAAAAGCAAATATCATTTTGATGGTGGCAGTTGTTGTCCTCATCTGGGTCTATCTCATTGCATGCAGTGCCTTCAAAAATGCACAAACAGAAGACCTTTTCCGTCGCTACAAAAGGGGTTGGGTTTGA
- the LOC108344918 gene encoding cytidine deaminase 1: protein MEQPKPRFVISASEAQAHSSPIAKLLPSLVSPAQSLARPPISNFPVAAVGLGASGRIFVGVNVEFPGLPFHHTIHAEQFLLTNLALHGETRLDSFAVSAAPCGHCRQFLQELRDAPDIQILITSHANPHFTPLSHFLSHRFGPHDLLPKTAPLLLEPRHNALSLPTPIPQNSNPNLTLPALEAANNSHAPYSASPSGVALLDSKGTVHKGSYIESAAYNPSLGPLQAALVAFIVAGGGAYDEIVAAVLVEKEGAIIKQEPTVRLVLHSISPHCHFRTFLATASSHSPISS, encoded by the coding sequence ATGGAGCAGCCCAAGCCCAGATTCGTAATATCGGCATCTGAGGCCCAAGCCCATTCTTCTCCCATCGCCAAACTCCTCCCCTCCCTCGTCTCCCCCGCCCAGTCCCTCGCCCGTCCACCCATCTCCAACTTCCCCGTCGCCGCCGTAGGTCTCGGCGCCTCCGGCCGTATCTTCGTCGGCGTCAACGTGGAGTTCCCGGGTCTACCCTTCCACCACACCATCCACGCCGAGCAGTTCCTCCTCACCAACCTGGCCCTCCACGGCGAGACCCGCCTCGACTCCTTCGCGGTCTCCGCCGCTCCTTGCGGCCACTGCCGGCAGTTCCTCCAGGAACTCCGCGACGCCCCCGACATCCAAATCCTGATCACCTCCCACGCCAACCCTCACTTCACCCCTCTCTCCCACTTCCTCTCCCACCGGTTCGGCCCCCACGATCTTCTCCCCAAAACCGCCCCTCTCCTCTTGGAGCCTCGCCACAACGCCCTCTCTCTTCCCACTCCCATTCCCCAAAACAGCAACCCTAATCTAACGCTTCCCGCGTTGGAAGCCGCCAATAACTCCCACGCGCCCTACAGCGCCTCCCCCTCCGGCGTCGCCCTTCTCGATTCCAAGGGGACTGTCCATAAAGGCTCTTACATTGAGTCCGCTGCTTATAACCCCAGCCTGGGACCGCTCCAGGCCGCCCTGGTCGCCTTCATTGTTGCCGGCGGCGGCGCCTATGATGAGATTGTGGCGGCGGTGTTGGTCGAGAAGGAGGGGGCGATCATCAAACAGGAGCCCACGGTGAGGTTGGTGCTCCATTCCATTTCCCCTCACTGCCACTTCAGGACGTTTCTCGCCACTGCCTCTTCTCATTCACCTATCTCATCTTGA
- the LOC108345933 gene encoding thioredoxin-like 2, chloroplastic isoform X1 codes for MAHLHLLRLQFRLSSSSSSLFTAPNSASASTLFSPLAYSSPAPPPPPTLAFAPRKHLLSFKSTLYLVPSKRVLLKDSKLPHKYPNCMYFINQITHTSWTDSPIQCMFQNTYAVCATVAETGQPKWWEKNAPNMVDIHSTQEFLSALSQAGDRLVIVEFYGTWCASCRALFPKLCRTAEENPEILFLKVNFDENKPMCKRLNVKVLPYFHFYRGAEGQLESFSCSLAKFQKIKDAIQMHNTARCSIGPPVGIGDLLAEPSSAAKDRPVESV; via the exons ATGGCACATCTTCACCTTCTCCGATTGCAATTCCGAttatcctcttcctcttcctctctcttCACCGCCCCAAATTCCGCCTCTGCCAGCACCCTCTTCTCTCCTCTCGCCTATTCTTCTCCTGCACCACCGCCTCCTCCCACTCTTGCTTTCGCGCCCAGAAAGCACCTTCTCTCTTTCAAG TCAACCCTCTATTTAGTCCCTAGCAAGAGGGTATTGCTTAAAGATTCAAAATTGCCACACAAGTATCCCAATTGCATGTATTTCATCAATCAAATTACTCATACCTCATGGACTGATTCACCCATCCAATGCATGTTTCAAAACACGTACGCG GTATGTGCAACTGTTGCTGAAACTGGTCAGCCAAAATGGTGGGAAAAGAATGCACCAAATATGGTTGATATTCACTCCACGCAAGAATTTCTGAGTGCTTTGAGTCAAGCTGGAGATAGACttgttattgttgaattttATGGAACTTGGTGTGCTTCTTGCCGAGCATTATTCCCTAAG TTATGCAGAACAGCTGAAGAAAACCCCGAAATTCTTTTTCTCAAAGTAAATTTTGATGAGAATAAGCCAATGTGCAAAAGGCTGAATGTTAAAGTACTTCCTTACTTCCACTTTTATCGTGGAGCTGAGGGGCAGCTTGAATCGTTTTCATGTTCACTTGCCAAG TTTCAAAAAATAAAGGATGCCATCCAGATGCATAACACGGCACGATGCAGCATTGGTCCACCTGTGGGCATTGGCGATCTGCTTGCTGAACCTTCCTCTGCTGCCAAGGATAGACCTGTGGAATCCGTTTAA
- the LOC108344737 gene encoding uncharacterized protein LOC108344737 isoform X1, with the protein MANVVGLRLSLPLPLPVLGSVCVCYSSAFATTLSRPPTKKLNWKVKGPRRMVLGLGVSFFSHFMTMAGAMGSKSFMASAKITGGSSVDELLKNYEWPEQFPFKDEDFQRFDETPDSLFYEAPRFVTHIDDPAIAALTKYYSKVFPPSNTPGVSILDMCSSWVSHFPPGYKQERVVGLGMNEEELNRNPVLTEYAVKDLNVNPKLPFEDNSFDIITNVVSVDYLTKPLDVFKEMSRVLKPGGLAIMSFSNRCFWTKAISIWTSTGDADHVMIVGSYFHYAGGFEPPQVAVDISPNPGRSDPMYIVYSRKLSTA; encoded by the exons ATGGCAAATGTTGTTGGACTAAGGTTGTCATTGCCATTGCCATTGCCGGTGTTGGGTTCTGTCTGTGTTTGTTACTCTTCAGCCTTTGCCACTACTCTTTCAAGACCACCTACAAAGAAGCTGAATTGGAAAGTTAAGGGTCCTCGTCGCATGGTTTTGGGCCTTGGAGTTTCCTTCTTCTCTCACTTTATGACCATGGCTGGTGCCATGGGAAGCAAGTCCTTCATGGCCTCCGCCAAGATAACCGGTGGTTCCTCTGTGGATGAG TTACTGAAGAACTACGAATGGCCCGAGCAGTTTCCCTTTAAGGATGAGGATTTCCAGCGCTTTGATGA GACTCCAGATTCCTTATTCTATGAAGCACCTCGATTTGTGACACACATTGATGACCCTGCAATTGCTGCTTTGACTAAATATTACTCCAAAGTTTTCCCACCTAGCAACACTCCTGGAGTAAGCATCTTGGATATGTGTAGCAGTTGG GTCAGCCATTTTCCACCAGGATACAAGCAAGAACGAGTGGTGGGATTAGGCATGAATGAAGAAGAGCTAAATAGGAACCCG GTTCTCACAGAGTATGCCGTGAAAGACTTAAATGTGAACCCCAAACTTCCATTTGAGGATAACTCTTTCGACATCATCACTAATGTG GTCAGTGTTGATTACCTTACAAAGCCACTTGATGTTTTCAAGGAGATGTCCAGGGTTCTCAAGCCAGGTGGACTAGCCATAATGAG CTTTTCAAACCGATGCTTCTGGACAAAGGCCATTTCTATATGGACATCAACTGGGGATGCTGATCATGTTATGATTGTTGGATCATATTTCCATTATGCTGGAGGATTTGAACCTCCTCAGGTG GCTGTGGATATATCTCCTAATCCTGGACGCTCAGATCCTATGTACATTGTGTACTCCAGGAAGCTCTCTACGGCTTGA
- the LOC108345406 gene encoding PRA1 family protein F2, which produces MNTYGTISQEAEASSNPDSVFVSQAKERVQTGLGTIRPWKEMLQPSHLKLPSSFYGSIQRINTNARHFRANYVIIILLVLFLSLLGHPVSLIILIVMMIAWLYLYFLRDTPLVILRFEIDERLVVIFLLLITIGLLVITSVTYNVVVGMSVALVLDLLHAVMRETEDLFTMDEEVGIVKGLRDVVKVPLRQPVSSSFTSS; this is translated from the coding sequence ATGAACACATATGGAACAATCTCACAAGAGGCAGAGGCTTCATCGAATCCAGACTCAGTTTTCGTTTCACAGGCGAAAGAGCGCGTTCAAACGGGTCTTGGCACAATAAGACCATGGAAAGAAATGCTCCAACCTTCTCATCTCAAACTTCCATCTTCCTTCTACGGTTCAATCCAAAGAATCAACACAAATGCCAGACATTTTCGTGCCAACTACGTCATCATCATATTGCTTGTGCTTTTCCTTAGCTTACTAGGACACCCCGTTTCTTTGATCATACTCATTGTTATGATGATTGCATGGCTGTACTTATATTTCCTACGAGATACCCCTTTGGTGATTTTGAGGTTCGAGATCGATGAGCGATTGGTGGTCATCTTTCTCCTGTTGATCACCATTGGTTTGCTTGTGATCACCAGTGTAACCTACAATGTGGTAGTGGGTATGAGTGTTGCCTTAGTGCTTGACTTGCTCCATGCTGTGATGAGGGAAACGGAGGATCTGTTTACCATGGATGAAGAGGTAGGGATAGTAAAGGGTCTTCGAGATGTTGTCAAAGTCCCTCTCAGACAACCTGTTTCCTCTTCTTTTACTTCGTCTTAG
- the LOC108345933 gene encoding thioredoxin-like 2, chloroplastic isoform X2: MAHLHLLRLQFRLSSSSSSLFTAPNSASASTLFSPLAYSSPAPPPPPTLAFAPRKHLLSFKVCATVAETGQPKWWEKNAPNMVDIHSTQEFLSALSQAGDRLVIVEFYGTWCASCRALFPKLCRTAEENPEILFLKVNFDENKPMCKRLNVKVLPYFHFYRGAEGQLESFSCSLAKFQKIKDAIQMHNTARCSIGPPVGIGDLLAEPSSAAKDRPVESV; encoded by the exons ATGGCACATCTTCACCTTCTCCGATTGCAATTCCGAttatcctcttcctcttcctctctcttCACCGCCCCAAATTCCGCCTCTGCCAGCACCCTCTTCTCTCCTCTCGCCTATTCTTCTCCTGCACCACCGCCTCCTCCCACTCTTGCTTTCGCGCCCAGAAAGCACCTTCTCTCTTTCAAG GTATGTGCAACTGTTGCTGAAACTGGTCAGCCAAAATGGTGGGAAAAGAATGCACCAAATATGGTTGATATTCACTCCACGCAAGAATTTCTGAGTGCTTTGAGTCAAGCTGGAGATAGACttgttattgttgaattttATGGAACTTGGTGTGCTTCTTGCCGAGCATTATTCCCTAAG TTATGCAGAACAGCTGAAGAAAACCCCGAAATTCTTTTTCTCAAAGTAAATTTTGATGAGAATAAGCCAATGTGCAAAAGGCTGAATGTTAAAGTACTTCCTTACTTCCACTTTTATCGTGGAGCTGAGGGGCAGCTTGAATCGTTTTCATGTTCACTTGCCAAG TTTCAAAAAATAAAGGATGCCATCCAGATGCATAACACGGCACGATGCAGCATTGGTCCACCTGTGGGCATTGGCGATCTGCTTGCTGAACCTTCCTCTGCTGCCAAGGATAGACCTGTGGAATCCGTTTAA
- the LOC108345036 gene encoding 1-aminocyclopropane-1-carboxylate oxidase 1 has translation MAIPVIDFSTLNGDKRGETMALLHEACQKWGCFMIENHELDKKLMEKVKQLINIHYEENLKENFYQSEIAKSLDKKQNTSDIDWESAFFIWHRPISNIRNIPNLSEELCQTMDQYIDELLKLAEKLSELMSENLGLEKNYIKEAFSGRNGPAMGTKVAKYPQCPQPQLVRGLREHTDAGGIILLLQDDQVPGLEFFKDGKWVEIPPSKNNAIFVNTGDQVEVLSNGLYKSVVHRVMPDRNGSRLSIASFYNPVAEAIISPSSKLLYPSNYRYGDYLELYGKTKFGEKGPRFESIKNMINGHYK, from the exons ATGGCTATTCCTGTTATAGATTTCAGCACTCTCAATGGAGACAAAAGGGGTGAAACCATGGCACTTTTGCATGAAGCTTGTCAGAAATGGGGTTGCTTTATG ATTGAGAACCATGAACTAGACAAGAAGCTAATGGAAAAGGTGAAGCAGCTAATTAATATTCACTATGAGGAGAACCTGAAAGAGAACTTCTACCAGTCTGAGATAGCAAAGAGCTTGGACAAAAAGCAGAACACTTCTGATATAGATTGGGAAAGTGCCTTTTTCATCTGGCACCGTCCCATTTCCAACATCAGGAACATCCCAAACCTCTCTGAGGAGCTTTG CCAAACGATGGATCAGTATATTGATGAACTCCTTAAGCTGGCAGAGAAGTTGTCTGAGCTTATGAGTGAAAATCTTGGTTTGGAGAAAAACTACATTAAGGAGGCCTTTTCTGGAAGGAATGGACCTGCCATGGGAACAAAAGTGGCCAAGTACCCTCAATGTCCACAGCCTCAACTGGTCAGAGGACTTAGAGAGCACACAGATGCTGGTGGGATCATTCTATTGCTCCAAGATGATCAAGTCCCTGGTCTAGAATTCTTCAAAGATGGCAAATGGGTGGAGATTCCTCCCTCCAAAAACAATGCCATTTTTGTCAACACGGGTGACCAAGTGGAAGTGTTGAGCAATGGCTTGTATAAAAGTGTTGTGCACAGAGTCATGCCTGACAGAAATGGAAGCAGACTTTCCATCGCCAGCTTCTATAATCCAGTTGCTGAAGCCATTATTTCTCCATCTAGCAAACTTTTATATCCAAGTAATTATCGTTATGGAGACTACTTAGAGCTTTATGGCAAGACCAAGTTCGGTGAAAAGGGTCCTAGATTTGAATCCATCAAGAATATGATCAACGGTCATTACAAATAA
- the LOC108345865 gene encoding uncharacterized protein LOC108345865 produces MMGVEEEEAASRTPLLSGRNPSSWTYGSILVVASMWLLAALSLALYFSSDPVSSAPLPHPVVILISSDGFRFGYQFKTPTPNIHRLIQNGTEAETGLIPVFPTLTFPNHYSIVTGLYPPHHGIVNNVFYDPITAEKFSMSNHDPKWWLGQPLWETAVLNGLSAATYFWPGSEVHKGPWNCPEAFCQLYNGSVPFEDRVDTVLSYFDLPPLQIPSFITLYFEDPDHQGHQVGPDASEITDAVARIDALIGRLIQGLEHRGVFEDVHVILVGDHGMVGTCDTKLISLVDLAPWVQIPRDWIQYYTPLLAIRPPPSVDPAYVVAKMNEGLSSGKVENGGRLKVYLKEDLPERLHYSDSDRVTPIVGLADEGFKVQLNRTGKKECGGAHGYDNAFFSMRTIFIGHGPRFPRGRKIPSFENVQIYNLVTSILDIKGAPNDGSATFPDSVLLPTA; encoded by the coding sequence ATGATGGgggtagaagaagaagaagcagctTCAAGAACTCCGTTGCTCTCCGGCAGAAACCCTTCCTCTTGGACATATGGCAGCATTCTGGTGGTGGCTTCCATGTGGCTCCTGGCGGCCTTGTCCCTGGCCCTCTACTTCTCCTCAGACCCCGTCTCCTCCGCGCCGCTCCCTCACCCCGTCGTCATCCTCATTTCCTCCGACGGCTTCCGTTTCGGATACCAGTTCAAAACCCCCACTCCCAACATCCACCGTTTGATTCAGAACGGGACGGAGGCTGAGACCGGCCTCATCCCCGTCTTCCCCACCCTCACGTTCCCCAATCACTATTCCATCGTCACCGGCCTCTACCCTCCCCACCACGGCATTGTCAACAATGTCTTCTACGACCCCATCACCGCCGAAAAGTTCTCCATGAGCAACCACGACCCCAAGTGGTGGCTTGGCCAGCCACTCTGGGAGACCGCCGTCCTCAACGGCCTCTCCGCCGCCACCTACTTCTGGCCAGGCTCCGAGGTCCACAAAGGCCCCTGGAATTGCCCCGAGGCCTTCTGCCAACTCTACAATGGCTCTGTCCCCTTTGAGGACAGAGTCGACACCGTTTTGAGCTACTTCGATTTACCTCCTCTCCAAATACCCTCTTTCATTACTCTCTATTTTGAGGATCCTGATCATCAGGGTCACCAGGTTGGACCTGATGCTTCTGAGATCACTGATGCTGTTGCCAGAATCGACGCCTTGATAGGGAGGCTCATCCAGGGCTTGGAACACAGAGGCGTTTTCGAGGATGTTCATGTTATTTTGGTCGGTGACCATGGCATGGTAGGTACATGCGATACAAAGCTTATCTCTTTGGTTGATTTGGCACCTTGGGTCCAGATTCCTCGAGATTGGATCCAGTATTACACCCCATTGCTGGCTATTCGCCCTCCTCCTTCCGTTGACCCAGCGTATGTTGTTGCTAAGATGAACGAAGGGTTGAGCTCTGGGAAGGTCGAGAATGGGGGGAGGTTGAAGGTTTACCTGAAGGAGGATTTGCCTGAGAGGCTTCATTATTCGGACAGCGATCGGGTTACGCCCATTGTTGGTTTGGCTGATGAGGGTTTCAAGGTTCAGCTGAATCGAACCGGTAAGAAGGAATGCGGCGGTGCTCATGGTTACGACAATGCGTTTTTCTCCATGAGGACTATTTTTATTGGACATGGTCCTAGGTTTCCCAGAGGAAGGAAGATACCCTCCTTTGAGAATGTTCAGATTTATAATCTGGTTACTTCCATTCTTGACATCAAGGGTGCACCTAATGATGGCTCTGCCACGTTTCCGGATTCTGTTCTTCTGCCTACTGCCTGA